The genomic window CCTGAAGGAATCTTTTGGCCCACTAGGACCAAAAAGATTTGTACAAAATGCACCCTGTGGtaacacccccacccacccacccccctttcaCCTCAAGCATTCACCCCCATTCAGTAGAATGGTCAATCAGTCCAAGGACTGCATTTGGCTGAGCAGTGATTTCCCATTTCAAATAAACACACAGTGtgaaaagtttaaaataattttatttcaggAATAAAATTCACAGGTGAGCAACCAAGAGGCACAAAGCCCAGGAAATTGAGTTCAGAGAGAGAGGCATCATTCGCAGAGCACAAAAAAATCCACAAAATCTAACTCAGCTATAGTTACACATGCACATTCCAGCATCTCAGCCAAAGTCCAAACACAGAGAGATAGTTCATGGTGCAATGGATAGCAGGCCTCCCTTGCCAGGTTCAGGCAAAAAATTGCTTTAACAGACCATAATATAGAGTAGAATGCTCCAATCAGGATCTCAATGGCtttgtgctggatcaggctacCTGGCAACTGTTCTTTAGTCATGTAACCCCCCCACCATGTATATAACTTTTATCTTGATTAATTACCCAGATTCCCCTTTGCATCTTCACAGCTAACCTTTTTAGATCAGcatttttcacctttttcatcccatggcacactgataaggtgctgaaattgtcaaggtgTTTTTTTACATATGACAGGCACTCTGCActgctgatggggggctcacatcccccaacagccctactagtAAATGGTCCTCCTCAAAGTTCCGTGGCACAcctatttgcggcacaccaatgagctgcaacacagtggctgaaaatctctgttttAGATAACACAGAGTAGCCTTCcatacagggcctctgagaggaattttatcagggggtgaaacggagggggggtggcaatggggtgggcagaatggaggcaaaccagaaaaggggaaagtggcaacaactggattagtctttggagcccaggtctaccaatcttcccaatgcagaccttaggtctacctgcctgtgcaatgttggcagctagatacagtaatacagaaaaccaaacacactcctaagtctctctaaaatctttcaaatatagaaaatcattgcatgaGATTTGTGTTTAGGCTTACACAataatagaaagtgtcctgtgtacaccaaaaccgacttctgcagcacctgcagtcccacagctgtgttgctgagctcctctacgcTCTGTCATGGATAGCAGATCCACCAGTCAAAGAGCTACTTGTAGCagcagatgtgacactgttaaggaatgtatgcattcctgggcctgatgtgtatggcttgtggcagtagtcactgccatgtgcccatggtaatgccctcAGCATCCAGCGTAGGCAGTGagtctggtgagattggaaaatgtaatatcctaggaaatttctgggctccctcctctggtgcctggccccctttctgacccttggCCCAGGTACAAATAGCTGGCCCAGTTTCCATAGCTGCAAGTCACTCCGTGTCAAGTCAGAAGATCAAAGGGAGGATCCTGGAGAAGAAATGGCTCCACAGGGTCAGTGGCGTAGTGAATGCTTGGCTgataccaagctcaaaatgatgccctggaggtgacatcacacctgggctttaaaaaaaaaagtgaaaatggggggaaatcggCCCTCCcagcagcttaccacccacttgctctgcagccttccccatgccagtggcatagctaaagcatctactactggaggtcaaagaagatttttgtagccctcctccacaacaaaatcaaatttaattaattaaataaataaaaagtgtgccccgaATTGTGTGcccagagacactgtgctggggtgaagggggacagttattctcccccaactaaatagaagaggagcaccatttgaaaaagttaaAATTTTAACTTTAGTTAACAGAGGTTAGCAGGTTagacccagttagcagaggtaactATATCCTGAACAtgtatgatacatgaaaatgagaactgactcatattaataccaTATTGGTTTCCCGtttatcataataacacctaattggttctcagaacaatcagtctcatagatcggttttgagttaagaaaattccgtttttgttacataacacagttgtgtttttgttttctgattatttggctataacttttgatagaatagagatattttgacacagtttatttcattgcattctgcattaaagtctgcatcaaatgatatataatatgatattatttgaaaataccaaggatttcacaattttgaccactagtgtcaagctcaggtttttgcccccctaaaacttgttacccagtgcaattgctaatccttagctatgccactgcacaaggCAGTTGAATGTGTGAATCTACCAAACTCCAGGAAAATTTTTGAAAATGGAAGTACAAAAGGACTACCTGCCAATAGATCTTTTAAATCACCTTCACTTCTGCACTAAACAAACATTTCAAAGGACTGTCAATCAGCACTTCAAAGGAATAACAGTTGAAAGAGTCAATAGCTCTTCGTGGTCACCAGTTGCTGGAAACATAACTTCATCAGAAATATACGCTTTCTTGATTCAATCTCCTGACAGGTAAATGGATTCTCCCCTGTGTAGGATCGTTGATGGGTTGTAAGGTGGGTCTTCTgcctaaagctctttccacatgcTTGACACacatagggtttctcccctgtgtggattctctgatggtttGTAAGATACCCATTACaagagaagctctttccacactcctggcatgtatatgGCTTCTcgcctgtgtgtgttctttggtGGAATGTAAGGTGGATCTTctgactaaagctctttccacatacTTGGCATGTAtggggtttctcccctgtgtggattctctgatggtttGTAAGATACCTACTacaagtgaagctctttccacactcctggcacgtatacggcttctcccctgtgtgtgttcgTTGATGAAATGTAAGGGGGTACTTctgactaaagctctttccacacacctgacacatatagggtttctcacctgtgtgagttctttgatggcTTCTAAGATACCGAGTACaggtgaagctctttccacaatccTGGCATGAATACGGTTTCTCCAATGTGTGGGTTTGGTGGTGGGATGTAAGGTGGATCTTctgactaaagctctttccacacacctgACACATATGGGGTTTCTCTCCactgtgggttctttgatgattTGTAAGATAGCTACTAgaagtgaagctctttccacactcctgacaggTATACAgtttctcctctgtgtgggtTAGTTGGTGGGATGTTAGATACCTACTACgagagaagctttttccacactcctgacatgtaTACGGTTTCTCCTTTGTGTGGGTTCGTTGGTGGCCACTCCATATGAAGCTATTTCCACAGGGTATCTCCCTAACATGGATTCTTTGATGAGATGTAAGGTGGACATTctgactaaagctctttccacattcttggcatgtatagggtttctcccctgtgtgggttctctgatgggctATAAGGTGGCATCtccgaatgaagctctttccacactgctgacatgaatagggtttctcccctgagtggTTTTGTTGATGGGATGTAAGCTGGCCTCTCCATAAGAATCTCTTCCCACACTGCAGACACATGTAGGGTGCCTCCCTTGTATGGATTCTCTGATGAGTTTTAAGTTTCCTTCTctcactaaagctctttccacactcctggcatgaaaaaggtttctcccctgagtggaTTCTCTGATGGGATGTAAAGTTACCACTGTGATTAAAGCTTTTGCCACACTCCCAGCATatataaggtttctctccagtgtggattctctgatgagATACAAGTCGTCTTCTGCAGATGAAATTCTTACCACACTGCTGACACatgtagggtttctcccctgtgtggctttTCTGATGATAGGTAAGGTTAAACCTAAAACTGTAGGTCTTTCCACACACTTCACACATATAAGGTTTCTCCCCGGTGTGGGTTCGTTGATGGGATGTAAGATACTTCccgcaactgaagctctttccacactcctggcatgtatgcaGTTTCCTCCCTGTGTGCctgtggtgatggaacctaagGCAGATGCTGTAACGGAAGCTCTTCCCACAGTCCAGGCACTTGTAGGGGTTCCCCACTGTCTGGATCCTTTGCTGCGAAGAACATTTCTGCTGCCCACTCCTTCCATCTTGGTTCCAAAGCGATGCTGCTGAAATAAGAAATGCAGtaagagaccaaaggaagaaactCCAGCTAGTTGGAGAAAACGATAGCCATGTTCTCTTC from Tiliqua scincoides isolate rTilSci1 chromosome 9, rTilSci1.hap2, whole genome shotgun sequence includes these protein-coding regions:
- the LOC136659953 gene encoding zinc finger protein 420-like isoform X1, encoding MPRTEAASQPGRGPPRRPAEEAADAGEMEPTPAPPSPPWRGAEMAAEHPGQGPVSFAEVSVYFSSAEWALLDQRQRHLYEAVMMDNYENVACLAASLWNQDGRSGQQKCSSQQRIQTVGNPYKCLDCGKSFRYSICLRFHHHRHTGRKLHTCQECGKSFSCGKYLTSHQRTHTGEKPYMCEVCGKTYSFRFNLTYHQKSHTGEKPYMCQQCGKNFICRRRLVSHQRIHTGEKPYICWECGKSFNHSGNFTSHQRIHSGEKPFSCQECGKSFSERRKLKTHQRIHTREAPYMCLQCGKRFLWRGQLTSHQQNHSGEKPYSCQQCGKSFIRRCHLIAHQRTHTGEKPYTCQECGKSFSQNVHLTSHQRIHVREIPCGNSFIWSGHQRTHTKEKPYTCQECGKSFSRSRYLTSHQLTHTEEKLYTCQECGKSFTSSSYLTNHQRTHSGEKPHMCQVCGKSFSQKIHLTSHHQTHTLEKPYSCQDCGKSFTCTRYLRSHQRTHTGEKPYMCQVCGKSFSQKYPLTFHQRTHTGEKPYTCQECGKSFTCSRYLTNHQRIHTGEKPHTCQVCGKSFSQKIHLTFHQRTHTGEKPYTCQECGKSFSCNGYLTNHQRIHTGEKPYVCQACGKSFRQKTHLTTHQRSYTGENPFTCQEIESRKRIFLMKLCFQQLVTTKSY
- the LOC136659953 gene encoding zinc finger protein 420-like isoform X3 — protein: MEPTPAPPSPPWRGAEMAAEHPGQGPVSFAEVSVYFSSAEWALLDQRQRHLYEAVMMDNYENVACLAASLWNQDGRSGQQKCSSQQRIQTVGNPYKCLDCGKSFRYSICLRFHHHRHTGRKLHTCQECGKSFSCGKYLTSHQRTHTGEKPYMCEVCGKTYSFRFNLTYHQKSHTGEKPYMCQQCGKNFICRRRLVSHQRIHTGEKPYICWECGKSFNHSGNFTSHQRIHSGEKPFSCQECGKSFSERRKLKTHQRIHTREAPYMCLQCGKRFLWRGQLTSHQQNHSGEKPYSCQQCGKSFIRRCHLIAHQRTHTGEKPYTCQECGKSFSQNVHLTSHQRIHVREIPCGNSFIWSGHQRTHTKEKPYTCQECGKSFSRSRYLTSHQLTHTEEKLYTCQECGKSFTSSSYLTNHQRTHSGEKPHMCQVCGKSFSQKIHLTSHHQTHTLEKPYSCQDCGKSFTCTRYLRSHQRTHTGEKPYMCQVCGKSFSQKYPLTFHQRTHTGEKPYTCQECGKSFTCSRYLTNHQRIHTGEKPHTCQVCGKSFSQKIHLTFHQRTHTGEKPYTCQECGKSFSCNGYLTNHQRIHTGEKPYVCQACGKSFRQKTHLTTHQRSYTGENPFTCQEIESRKRIFLMKLCFQQLVTTKSY
- the LOC136659953 gene encoding zinc finger protein 420-like isoform X2; the protein is MPRTEAASQPGRGPPRRPAEEAADAGEMEPTPAPPSPPWRGAEMAAEHPGQGPVSFAEVSVYFSSAEWALLDQRQRHLYEAVMMDNYENVACLASLWNQDGRSGQQKCSSQQRIQTVGNPYKCLDCGKSFRYSICLRFHHHRHTGRKLHTCQECGKSFSCGKYLTSHQRTHTGEKPYMCEVCGKTYSFRFNLTYHQKSHTGEKPYMCQQCGKNFICRRRLVSHQRIHTGEKPYICWECGKSFNHSGNFTSHQRIHSGEKPFSCQECGKSFSERRKLKTHQRIHTREAPYMCLQCGKRFLWRGQLTSHQQNHSGEKPYSCQQCGKSFIRRCHLIAHQRTHTGEKPYTCQECGKSFSQNVHLTSHQRIHVREIPCGNSFIWSGHQRTHTKEKPYTCQECGKSFSRSRYLTSHQLTHTEEKLYTCQECGKSFTSSSYLTNHQRTHSGEKPHMCQVCGKSFSQKIHLTSHHQTHTLEKPYSCQDCGKSFTCTRYLRSHQRTHTGEKPYMCQVCGKSFSQKYPLTFHQRTHTGEKPYTCQECGKSFTCSRYLTNHQRIHTGEKPHTCQVCGKSFSQKIHLTFHQRTHTGEKPYTCQECGKSFSCNGYLTNHQRIHTGEKPYVCQACGKSFRQKTHLTTHQRSYTGENPFTCQEIESRKRIFLMKLCFQQLVTTKSY